One genomic window of Lytechinus variegatus isolate NC3 chromosome 1, Lvar_3.0, whole genome shotgun sequence includes the following:
- the LOC121428221 gene encoding dynein regulatory complex protein 1-like, producing MSSHEEEEDTGPSVDSTDPEERIAARRLRISKRIEAARREKLGEDPGAKKKEDKEEASKSRKQIEESRQRLTKLQSHGSELVTNVRVAADSREAQRRAEEEETQRQRDEKLEAEAKAGMERFEEITKRWEQANGRDIPQELHDILMQQKALCDAMIDEKNKLINDFQMELKSQDDQYVKDLKKEAEDIDLMIERMEEQVKNLMKAYRDELKQIEKAFETEREELLENNKRKWDQAMGGRRDQELEYMHQREKRVEEYEQQIQHLRIQDAEEYNMVKIKLETDVQVLEQQLQQMKATYQLNQEKLEYNFQVLKKRDEENTITKSQQKRKITRLQDVLNNLKVKLAKQEKQYKEENQGLADDYKRITEQFKELQKKSKHFQSTDTKKFHDIWLMNEAEVKELSAKLMEQDRIISEQQLGLPWQPPTDASFMENVGPLTTEKSKKKPISAHEVLMEVMSDGSHVEGGSLQGSERGGDGEEEGSPRERLEGGEEEEARRLSVQTVKQILELICDESGFLVEAKLNKLLAPLEKDERCLMKLDAIFAALGIETEDDIHKLAGYFLQAMHNKDQDQLPENTEDIAQGDNLTDDQQDGQEGPLQDPVDAEVAGITGSSERGQDQSEMGSVRSTKSNSLDLIHPNDALSALRMFVEENRKPTKEKVKYQTFRIISGEDRDSSEDADYWKMFPSVISGKQEKVWTALIDGFEKYSDTLHERAKLITETDGLRQQNAELRMLLHQYINSRVNQELEIPPTRILNLEVPQ from the exons atgaGTTCTCACGAGGAAGAGGAGGATACTGGTCCATCTGTAGATTCTACTGATCCTGAAGAACGTATAGCTGCGAGAAGGCTAAGGATATCAAAAAGAATTGAAGCAGCCAGAAG ggagaAACTTGGTGAGGACCCTGGTGCAAAGAAAAAGGAGGACAAAGAAGAAGCTAGCAAGAGTAGAAAGCAAATTGAGGAAAGCAGACAG AGGTTAACTAAACTTCAAAGCCATGGAAGTGAGTTGGTTACCAATGTTCGGGTTGCTGCAGATTCCCGGGAAGCACAAAGAAGAGCAGAAGAAGAGGAGACGCAGAGGCAACG AGATGAAAAGCTTGAAGCGGAGGCAAAGGCTGGAATGGAAAGGTTTGAGGAGATCACAAAGCGCTGGGAACAAGCCAATGGAAGAGACATACCACAAGAGCTTCATGATATTTTGATGCAACAGAAGGCTCTTTGTGATGCAATGATTGATGAGAAGAACAAACTCATCAATGATTTTCAAATG GAACTCAAGTCTCAAGATGACCAGTATGTGAAAGATTTGAAGAAAGAAGCCGAGGATATTGATTTAATGATAGAGAGAATGGAAGAACAGGTCAAGAATCTCATGAAAGCCTACAGAGATGAACTCAAACAGATTGAA AAAGCCtttgagacagagagagaagaaCTGTTAGAGAATAACAAGCGTAAGTGGGATCAAGCGATGGGAGGAAGAAGGGACCAGGAGCTGGAGTACATGCATCAGAGGGAGAAGAGAGTAGAAGAATATGAACAACAAATACAGCATCTTAGGATCCAAGATGCTGAAGAATACAACATGGTCAAGATCAAACTGGAGACTGATGTGCAG gTACTTGAACAGCAATTGCAGCAAATGAAAGCTACTTACCAGCTCAACCAAGAGAAGCTAGAATACAACTTTCAGGTCCTCAAAAAGAGAGACGAAGAAAACACTATTACCAAGTCACAGCAGAAAAGGAAAATTACTAG GTTACAAGATGTATTGAATAACTTGAAGGTGAAGCTAGCTAAACAGGAGAAACAATATAAAGAAGAGAATCAAGGATTGGCCGATGATTACAAGAGGATCACAGAACAATTTAAGGAACTACAGAAGAAATCAAA ACATTTCCAGTCAACTGACACAAAGAAGTTCCATGATATCTGGCTGATGAACGAGGCTGAAGTCAAGGAATTAAGTGCTAAACTGATGGAGCAGGATCGCATCATTTCAGAACAGCAACTTggattaccatggcaaccaccTACTGATGC TTCCTTCATGGAGAATGTGGGACCATTAACAACTGAGAAGAGCAAGAAGAAACCAATCTCTGCTCATGAGGTCCTGATGGAGGTCATGTCAGATGGAAGCCATGTTGAAGGAGGTAGTTTACAAGGATCAGAGAGAGGTGGTGATGGAGAAGAGGAAGGATCCCCCAGGGAGAGATTGGAGGGTGGTGAAGAGGAAGAGGCTAGGAGACTATCAGTCCAGACAGTCAAACAGATCCTGGAGCTCATATGCGATGAGTCG GGTTTCTTGGTAGAGGCTAAACTGAACAAGTTACTTGCCCCTCTGGAGAAAGATGAACGCTGCCTTATGAAGTTAGATGCCATCTTTGCT GCCTTGGGTATAGAAACTGAAGATGACATCCATAAGTTAGCTGGATACTTTTTACAAGCCATGCATAACAAGGATCAGGACCAATTACCAGAGAATACAGAG GACATTGCTCAGGGAGACAATCTAACAGATGATCAGCAAGATGGCCAAGAAGGTCCGCTTCAG GACCCTGTCGATGCTGAGGTAGCCGGCATTACAGGTAGCTCAGAGCGAGGCCAGGACCAGAGTGAGATGGGGTCAGTCCGGTCTACCAAGTCCAATTCTTTAGATCTCATCCATCCCAATGATGCCCTCAGTGCACTCAGGATGTTTGTCGAGGAGAACAGGAAACCAACCAA GGAGAAAGTAAAATATCAGACATTCCGTATCATCTCGGGAGAAGATAGAGATTCAAG TGAGGATGCAGATTACTGGAAGATGTTTCCATCAGTGATATCAGGGAAACAAGAGAAAGTTTGGACAGCTCTTATCGATGGATTCGAGAAATACAG TGATACTCTCCATGAGAGAGCCAAGTTGATCACAGAGACTGATGGTTTAAGGCAACAGAACGCAGAGCTTCGTATGCTTCTACATCAGTACATCAACTCACGCGTTAATCAAGAGTTAGAGATCCCTCCCACTCGCATACTCAACCTAGAAGTACCCCAGTAA